Below is a genomic region from Fusarium oxysporum Fo47 chromosome VIII, complete sequence.
ATAGCAGTCAAAAAATGCCGCGATGTCTTTGAATAATGGCCAAGCCTTTTGTCTCAAAAACGTCTTGTCACCAGTGAATCTATAGTGCTCCATCATATGCTGAGAGAGCCAGAGGTTACTCGATGGCCAGATGGTATAAGCCGTACCACTGTCGTGAGGGGCCGAATCACCCCAGAGGTCAAGATTATGGTGCGACACATAGCCTGGGCAGCCATACATCTTGGCGGCAACTTCTGATCCTCTATCAAGGCTGCGATACATGAGGTCCCACAGTGGCCTGAGGGTTTCCGGGAGGTCGGTTGTCTCAGCTAGCCAGTAATTCATCTctgtgttgatgttgacggTAAATTTACTTCCCCTGTTTCATTGGTTAGCTAATACCAGATGGCTATTTCACACATCCTTGACGAAGCTGGATGCGATGTAGGAAAAGCTTACCAGGGAGGATTATACATGTCGTTCCAAATACCCTGCAAGTTTGCTGGGACTCCTAAGCCAGGACCGCCAGTGTCTCTAGAGGCAGAGACAAGCAGGTGACGGCCAAACTGGAAACTCAGCGTAACAAACTCAGGGTCATCGTTTGGGTTACTCGCGTATGCACTGACTCGTTTATCAGTTGGCTGACTCGAGGTGCTGTTGTTTGATCCGAGATCAAGGGCCACGCGTTCCATCAAGCTCTGATGGTCTGAGATGGCTTCCGCTTTGAGAGACTCGAACCCACGCTTGACTGCCTTGTCTAGCTTGTTCACAAGACCAGCCTTCCAGTCAGACTCGGAACTCCACTGGAAGCTTGTTTCTACATCCAAGAAAAGATCAACTGTGGAGGCTTTCGTGATATTCAAGGAAGATCCGTCTGCCTTTATGGTCCCTGATATGCGAATCATGGTCAGCTAATGTTTGAAGGAACGATATTCGTTATTTGACGTTTCATCAAAGTTCTACCGCACGTACCATCATTTGAAACGACACGAAGGCCTGCAGTGAAAGGAATCGCGTCCGCTCCTGAGCCTCCAATATCCATCGTGATGTTATTTGCCCCTTCAACTGCGAGGTTACTAATGACGCCTCTGTTGCGGTCAAGGCTCACGCCGATGTTGAGCGAACCATTTTTGCTTGCCGTGAAACGCGCTGCAATGACGCCAAGGGGAAAGTTGGCTACAATCTCACGACTATAATATTGTTAATCCTGATGATCTGCTCGAAAACCTGATGCTTTAGCTCGATTGAACTTACGTGTATGTGACTCCATTGACATCGTAGCTGACACCAGTGTTGCCGTTCAGAGTGTCAAGCCATCTCTCGTAGTTCGAGATTTGCTCCTCCTGATGCCCAAAATCCAACAGCAGGTTTCCTGTCACGCTGTACCACCTGTTCTGTGGGGGTTTTCCGTACATGTCACTTGCTGCGAACCCCGCAGCTCCCGTGTAGTTGTTTTCAGTCAACAATTTGCGAGCCTTGGGAAATCCTTCTAAGGAGCCGGGATTGATACGGTCTTGAAAGGGACCGCTCCATACCGAATtttcgttgatgatgattttcTCCGAGATGGAACCTTGAACCAGTGCACCCAGTCTGCCGTTGCCAATAGGTAGAGATGATCTGAAATCGCTCCCGGGGCTATTATACCAAAGGTGCCGCGAGCCTGAGTAGTTACCCTTCTGGGCCTCTACTGAGGTGGCAAGGGcaataaagagatataaaaagaaaaagtacATTGCAGATTGTTAGTTATAGTTGTCTGGTTATGTCTGACTTGGCATTGAGGAGAAAAGAGGCAGTTAAATAAGAATCAGTGATACCCTTGCCCCCAAACAAATTGGGGGCAAACGTCAACCTTCATTGCAAGACGTATTCATATGCAGTAATCTGGTTCAATTTGAGACTCTAGAGGATATGATCTCCAACAATCCTTGTTCTAAGTCGCCTAATAGTTTTACTTCGCACCGCCAATGCAGCTGGAATACGACAAAACTCGAAATTAGCCGGCGGCATTTTTGGATCGGAAATAAAGCATATTCGGTCAATTTATCCGTGCCGTTGCTTGCCTGCGTGCATGATGAGTGAGTTTGGATGTGATCTACAATAATCCTTGTTGTATCTTGCCCGATAGTTGTATTTTGCGCTACCATCTCTTCATGAAATACGAGAAAATAGCCGTCGGAATTATTGAATGGGTTCATTTCTCCGAGAACGCACCCCAGTAAATTTTCGAAGATGCCTGCCTGTTCCAGGGAAATCCCCAGATAAAACACGCAGCTGTCCAATATGATTGACCAACTCACTTGCCATAAACGAGCTTGCTTTATGTGTTTTTAAAACCCTGTTGAGATAAAAATTGACTTGAATACTAATAAGCAACAGAATTACGTGCTGCCCCGGTAAACGTAAGGACTTGTAGTATCCTGTGGCAATGACTTGCTTTAATACGGGATCAGGTTCGGAAAGACCTTAGAGCGACGTCGTAAACTCAGCCTAGCCCCGACTTTGCGCACAATTGCACCTCCTTATGATACAGGAAATATTCCTCGCCATAACCCACGAGTGAAAGAATATCTTAGGGATTGGTTTGCAGTTAGCATATAGATACAGCATTTACTAGGTAATACTTTAGGGAACATGAGTCCAAAAGCCCGAGGCTCAAGCCCCACCT
It encodes:
- a CDS encoding alpha-L-fucosidase — translated: MYFFFLYLFIALATSVEAQKGNYSGSRHLWYNSPGSDFRSSLPIGNGRLGALVQGSISEKIIINENSVWSGPFQDRINPGSLEGFPKARKLLTENNYTGAAGFAASDMYGKPPQNRWYSVTGNLLLDFGHQEEQISNYERWLDTLNGNTGVSYDVNGVTYTREIVANFPLGVIAARFTASKNGSLNIGVSLDRNRGVISNLAVEGANNITMDIGGSGADAIPFTAGLRVVSNDGTCGTIKADGSSLNITKASTVDLFLDVETSFQWSSESDWKAGLVNKLDKAVKRGFESLKAEAISDHQSLMERVALDLGSNNSTSSQPTDKRVSAYASNPNDDPEFVTLSFQFGRHLLVSASRDTGGPGLGVPANLQGIWNDMYNPPWGSKFTVNINTEMNYWLAETTDLPETLRPLWDLMYRSLDRGSEVAAKMYGCPGYVSHHNLDLWGDSAPHDSGTAYTIWPSSNLWLSQHMMEHYRFTGQIQEWRHDYTEAERGHRHYSHLIDLFPARAMSPLLNKTLANAAQKSIELRLAAGGASTGWSRVWTAALYARLLNGDKAYGNIQTLLGRHPATNLFHNIEPGQAFQIDSNYGLVAAVAETLVQSQAGVVHILPALGSQVKTGSVSGLVARGGFQVSIVWQDGLLVEAKVETTSGQTYTITLA